In the Selenomonadales bacterium genome, one interval contains:
- a CDS encoding type II toxin-antitoxin system YafQ family toxin, with the protein MKYTVKPTNRFRKDYKLMEKRNLDMSLLDEIIAKLAQGIPLPSNNRDHELTGNYAGHRECHIQPDWLLIYRIEKDVLVLTLTRTGTHSDLF; encoded by the coding sequence ATGAAATATACCGTCAAACCCACAAACAGATTCCGCAAGGACTACAAGCTGATGGAAAAACGTAACTTGGATATGTCCTTGCTTGATGAAATCATCGCGAAGTTGGCACAGGGCATCCCGCTTCCTTCGAACAACCGCGACCATGAACTGACTGGTAACTATGCCGGGCATCGGGAATGTCATATCCAGCCCGATTGGTTGCTTATCTATCGCATTGAGAAAGATGTTCTTGTTCTTACGCTGACCCGCACGGGTACCCACAGCGATTTATTCTAA
- a CDS encoding type II toxin-antitoxin system RelB/DinJ family antitoxin: MSETTNISIRIDVQLKKQAEELFSDLGLNMTTAMTMFLRQAVRSQGIPFEISRVPNAETIAAMREAEAIARDPNVRGYTDLDALFKDLKA; encoded by the coding sequence ATGAGTGAAACTACAAATATCAGCATCCGGATAGATGTTCAACTTAAGAAGCAGGCCGAAGAACTTTTCTCGGACTTGGGCCTCAATATGACCACAGCTATGACTATGTTTCTTCGTCAGGCTGTACGCAGCCAAGGAATCCCGTTTGAGATTTCCCGTGTTCCGAACGCGGAAACAATCGCGGCAATGAGAGAAGCGGAAGCCATTGCTCGCGACCCAAACGTAAGGGGTTACACCGATCTTGACGCGCTGTTTAAAGATTTGAAAGCATGA
- a CDS encoding HNH endonuclease translates to MPYKPKRPCSHPGCPKLTDGRFCEEHAKQEAKRYERYQCDPATRKLYGRTWRKVRDRYRAAHPLCERCLERGRFTPTQEVHHIKPLAQGGTNDNDNLMSLCTSCHSKITAREGGRWQRRLE, encoded by the coding sequence ATGCCCTACAAACCCAAGCGGCCCTGCTCCCACCCCGGCTGTCCGAAGCTGACGGACGGCCGGTTCTGCGAAGAACACGCCAAGCAGGAAGCAAAACGATACGAACGCTACCAGTGTGACCCGGCGACGCGCAAGCTCTACGGCCGGACGTGGCGGAAGGTGCGCGACCGCTACCGCGCGGCGCATCCGCTTTGCGAACGCTGCTTAGAACGGGGACGGTTTACGCCAACGCAGGAAGTCCACCACATTAAGCCGCTGGCGCAAGGCGGCACCAACGACAACGATAACCTCATGTCTTTGTGTACTTCCTGCCACTCGAAGATCACCGCCAGGGAAGGCGGACGCTGGCAGAGACGCTTAGAATAA
- a CDS encoding GreA/GreB family elongation factor, whose product YRIVSPFRSSVSAGDISYLSPVGKALLLKKVGDEIEVKAPGGLFRYKIKSIQLHGDCV is encoded by the coding sequence TACCGCATAGTGAGTCCCTTCCGCAGCAGTGTAAGTGCAGGAGATATTTCATACTTATCGCCGGTTGGCAAGGCATTGTTGTTAAAAAAAGTCGGTGATGAAATAGAAGTTAAAGCACCGGGAGGATTATTCCGCTACAAGATTAAATCTATTCAATTGCATGGGGATTGTGTTTGA
- a CDS encoding DNA modification methylase → MKIEKIKAELLRPARYNPRKDLKPGDKEYQKLRRSIEEFGYVEPVIFNRRTGNVVGGHQRLKVLLDLAHSEIDCVVVELDPQKEKALNLALNKIQGEWDETKLAELMAELDAGAFDVSLTGFDAAEVDELLNRWHAKEAVQDDFDVDKEKERIEVEGAITKPGDIWLLGRHRLLCGDSTNEADFAKLMDGGRAQAAVTSPPYGVGKEYEKAGIEPWFQTIRPVIKNLCRYAEIVCWNLGDLYATGSQFIEPTSVYSVNMFAENGYRPIWIRIWKKQGMNFGVGPYHLVSNKPVQQYEYISTFSKNGEAEEYNDQEYLWLSAFAGHSYRFVKRLTKDERKKWGYAGIWEMTTVRANKEHPAMFPVELPWRCIKMHSDRGGIVLEPFSGSGTTIIAAEQTERRCCAMELSPVYCDLAVKRWETFTGEKAIRV, encoded by the coding sequence ATGAAGATAGAAAAAATCAAGGCGGAGCTTTTAAGGCCCGCTCGGTACAACCCGCGCAAAGACTTAAAACCCGGCGACAAGGAGTATCAAAAGCTCCGGCGCTCCATCGAGGAGTTCGGCTATGTGGAGCCGGTAATCTTTAATCGCCGGACCGGCAATGTGGTGGGCGGCCACCAACGCCTGAAGGTGCTGCTTGATTTGGCCCACAGCGAGATTGACTGCGTTGTGGTGGAGCTTGACCCGCAGAAAGAAAAGGCGCTCAACCTCGCCCTCAACAAGATTCAGGGCGAATGGGACGAAACCAAGCTGGCGGAGTTGATGGCGGAGCTTGACGCGGGCGCGTTTGACGTCTCCCTCACCGGCTTTGACGCCGCGGAGGTTGATGAGCTGCTCAACCGCTGGCACGCCAAGGAGGCGGTGCAGGACGACTTCGATGTGGACAAGGAAAAGGAGCGCATCGAAGTCGAAGGAGCGATCACAAAGCCGGGGGATATCTGGCTTTTGGGCAGACACCGCCTGCTGTGCGGCGATTCCACCAATGAGGCTGACTTCGCCAAGCTCATGGACGGCGGCCGCGCCCAGGCAGCCGTCACCTCGCCGCCTTACGGCGTGGGCAAAGAATATGAAAAGGCGGGCATCGAGCCGTGGTTTCAGACTATCCGGCCGGTGATTAAAAACCTGTGCAGATACGCAGAGATCGTCTGCTGGAACTTAGGCGACCTATACGCTACCGGCTCCCAGTTCATCGAGCCGACCAGCGTCTATTCCGTGAACATGTTTGCCGAAAACGGCTACCGCCCGATCTGGATCCGCATCTGGAAAAAGCAAGGGATGAATTTTGGCGTCGGCCCTTATCACCTCGTTTCCAACAAGCCGGTGCAGCAGTACGAGTACATTTCAACCTTCAGCAAGAACGGCGAAGCCGAGGAGTACAACGACCAGGAATATCTGTGGCTCTCGGCCTTCGCCGGGCACAGCTACCGCTTCGTCAAGCGGCTGACTAAAGACGAACGCAAAAAATGGGGCTACGCGGGTATCTGGGAGATGACCACGGTGCGCGCCAACAAGGAGCATCCGGCCATGTTCCCGGTAGAGCTGCCCTGGCGCTGCATCAAGATGCACAGCGACCGGGGCGGCATTGTTTTGGAGCCGTTCTCCGGCAGCGGCACCACCATTATCGCGGCGGAGCAGACCGAGCGCCGCTGCTGCGCTATGGAGCTATCCCCCGTTTACTGCGACTTGGCGGTCAAGCGCTGGGAGACTTTCACCGGTGAAAAAGCAATCAGGGTATAA
- a CDS encoding terminase, with translation MAKDGTNRGGRRVRAGDKPQPLAEKITAGKAARVLEPPKLPPESLLEAGELGGAADLFGEDMPAPSDYLSARQRDGKPLGADALFIETWKWLKDRGCEKFVNPRLIEAYAQAFTRYIQCEEAISTYGLLGKHPTTGGAIASPFVQMSQSFQKQANLLWYEIFDIVKQNCTTAFVGNPQDDVMERLLSARRGDR, from the coding sequence GTGGCAAAAGACGGAACAAACAGGGGCGGCCGCCGCGTGCGCGCTGGCGACAAGCCGCAGCCCCTCGCGGAGAAAATCACGGCGGGCAAGGCCGCACGCGTTTTGGAACCCCCTAAACTGCCTCCCGAGTCGCTGCTTGAAGCTGGCGAACTGGGCGGCGCGGCGGATTTATTCGGCGAGGATATGCCTGCGCCAAGCGACTACTTAAGCGCGCGGCAAAGAGACGGGAAACCGCTGGGCGCGGACGCGCTGTTCATTGAAACGTGGAAATGGCTAAAAGATCGCGGCTGCGAGAAATTCGTCAACCCGCGGCTGATTGAAGCCTACGCCCAGGCGTTCACCCGCTACATCCAGTGCGAAGAAGCCATCAGCACCTACGGGCTTTTAGGCAAGCACCCGACCACGGGCGGCGCGATAGCCAGCCCGTTCGTGCAGATGAGCCAGTCCTTCCAAAAGCAGGCGAATCTTCTCTGGTACGAGATTTTCGACATCGTCAAGCAAAACTGCACTACAGCTTTTGTCGGCAATCCGCAGGACGACGTGATGGAGAGGCTGCTCTCCGCCAGGAGGGGCGACAGATGA